GTCCGTCCGGATGCCGTTGCGATGATGGACCGACTCACGAGCGGTCAGTGGACGACCGAGCGCGGCCGCCATGACGAGGCGATGCTCGGGGTAGGGGGTCCGACCGTTCGTGAGATGCCGCAGCTCCGGCGGGACCGGCACCTCCCGGTACCCGTGATGGATGTGCCCGGTGCCTCCAACCGCCCTGATGGGCTTGTGGGCCATGACGTCGCCGTACCGCAAGAGACGCGAGTGGTGCGTCTTGCAGAGGCCGCGACCGTGGGTGGGACGTCCGCACGTCGCGACCGAGCAGATGCGTTCGCGGCCATGGGTCCTCAATGGCTCGTCGTGGCCGCGCTGGCTGCCGCGGATGAGCCGTTGGTGATGCCCGTGACACAGGCCGCGCGCGTCAACCTTCTTCGAACACCCGTGGACGAGGCAGGCCCCCCGACCCCGCCGGTTCCGGAGCACCCTCTCCGCCTCCCCGTGCCGCAGCCATCTCTTGTAGTGCATCTGGCACAGGTCGCGGGAGTACACGGCCCGGTCGCACGCCGGGATGGAACAGAACATGCGTTCCATGGTAACGCTTCGGGCTGACAGGCTCAGTGCGCGGTCCAGCTCCCGGCCGTCTCCCGGTACGCCACCCACGCCTCACCGGCCGGCACCTGTGCGTTCTGCCATCCGGTCCGAGGCACCGAGAACGCCGTCCCGGCCGCCGCGCAGGCCTCCGCGCCCTGATCCCAGGACCCCGCCGGACCGGTGACGGACCAATGCGTCCCGTCGAAGCACACGTACGGACGCGGCTCCTCGCATCCGTCGCTGCGGAACCGCCCGTCTCCCCCGCGGTAGGCACAACCGCTCGCGGCAGGGTCCCCGGGAGCCCACGACCAGACGACCGCGTCCAGCCTCGGGTCGTCGGGGGTGAGGTGGTCGAAGCCGAGGAGGTTCACGCCGCACGCGACCATGCGAGCGGTCTCGGCAGGCGGCGTCTCGCCGACGTCACCGGTCATCGCCTGCAGCCAGGTGCCACCGTCGTAGTACCGGATGAAGCTCGACGCGTAGTCGCGGCGGGCACGGTCGGCCTCGCAGTCGAAACCGTCTCCCGGCCCGCTGTTCCCCTCGAGCCAGGTCGGCCCGCGCAGGTGCACGAAGGAGCCCCACTCCCCGGCCACGGCCGGGTCGCAGTTGCCGACCATCACGACGCGGTGCCCGGCCGCGACGATCTCCGCGCGCGACATGTCCATCGGGAGCGGAGCGCACCGCTGCGCGGGCGGGCGCACCAGCCCTCCGAGCTCGTGCGTGATGGCGGCCGCCGCCGCGGCGTGCGCAGCGGGGCTCCCATCGAGGTGGTTCTCCATGTAGAGGAGCAGGAACTCGTGGGGGTTCGCGTCGAGCCACGCGCGGATCTCGGCGAGCCCGTGGCGCAGGTGACGCTCGGCGGTGCAGCCGGGGTGCTGTCCCGACTCCGAGCGCCCGTGACACAGGATCGGTGCGCGTCCGCCCTGCGCCGGGTCCCCCTCCACGCTGGGAGCCCAGTGGACGTCCAGCTCGAGGCTGCGCATGTCCAGGCGGAGCTGGTCCGTCATCGAGAGCACGTGGTTCGCGTCGTACCCGGAGAGCGTCGGCGGGTACGCGAAGGAGTTGTACGAGTTGTGGGTGGCGGGGATGAGCGCATGCCGGAGCGGGATCTCGTCGTCCAGCGCCCGCTGCAGGGTCAGGGCCCGGTGCGTCCACGAAGCCTCGTACGCCTCGACCGCGGCTGGGGAGACGTCCCGGCCGTCGCCCGCCCGGCACGTGTCCTGGGGGGCCCCGCCGTAACGGCAGAGGGCGGCCGAGATCCAGACGAGGGACTGAGCGCTGCGGCACAGACGTGGGGCGTGCGCTCCCGCGTGGGAGACGCAGGAGTCGACGGCGTCCTGTCCCGTGACCTGGGCGCGGGCCGGGCCGGCGGCGAGGGAGACCGCCACCAGCGCGCAGACGACCGCGACCGCTCGCAACCTGACCATGTGCATCACCTCGCCGACGGGAGGCTCCTCCCTGCCGTGTCGTCGCCCCGCGCTACCATCCCGCCACTTCCCGCATCGGCCTTCCCCATGGATGAGAGGGGGAGGCCATGCGCCTCGACGAACTCCGTATCCAGGGTTTCTCCGACGCCTGCTCGGCCCTGTTCTCGATCCACCGCCGGTTCGACCGCGCCCACGCCGCCGCGTCCCTGGCTGCCGACGGGCGCGTGCTCGACCTGACGGTCTTCACGCTGGAGCACC
This genomic window from Actinomycetota bacterium contains:
- a CDS encoding HNH endonuclease, which encodes MFCSIPACDRAVYSRDLCQMHYKRWLRHGEAERVLRNRRGRGACLVHGCSKKVDARGLCHGHHQRLIRGSQRGHDEPLRTHGRERICSVATCGRPTHGRGLCKTHHSRLLRYGDVMAHKPIRAVGGTGHIHHGYREVPVPPELRHLTNGRTPYPEHRLVMAAALGRPLTARESVHHRNGIRTDNRLENLELWCRWQPSGQRVEDLIESAHRLIERYGRLREEEDSDLT